In the genome of Deltaproteobacteria bacterium, the window GATCCCCGGCAGCGGCGGCACCCAGCGCCTGTCGCGGGTGGTGGGGCTCGGCAAGGCGCTGGAGCTGATCCTCACGGGCAGCGTGATCGACGCGGAGGAAGCCTGCCGCATCGGTCTGGTGAACAAGGTGGTTCCCCGCGATGGCCTCATGGCCGCGGCCGAGGAGTACGCCACGGCCATTGCCACCAAGGCGCCGGTGGCCGTCGTCTTCGCCAAGGAGGCGGTGCGCGAGGGCTACGAGATGTCGCTGGACGACGGCCTGCGCCTGGAGACCGACCTCTCGGCGCTCCTGAGGACCACCTCGGACGTCAAGGAAGGTGCGCGGGCCTTCGTGGAGAAACGTGCACCCCAGTGGCGCGGAGAGTGACCCC includes:
- a CDS encoding enoyl-CoA hydratase-related protein; this translates as IPGSGGTQRLSRVVGLGKALELILTGSVIDAEEACRIGLVNKVVPRDGLMAAAEEYATAIATKAPVAVVFAKEAVREGYEMSLDDGLRLETDLSALLRTTSDVKEGARAFVEKRAPQWRGE